The following are encoded together in the Saccharospirillaceae bacterium genome:
- a CDS encoding restriction endonuclease, with amino-acid sequence MSDIKVMICELLDISESDQGKTIASGKGTVVANRLGWARTYLYKAKLLSIPEPGYVQITCRGQTALRDCSQINNAFLKQYPEFVEFIRPAKGKDDGQQNDGGSNLIESLKDDDSTPEELFDKAADELRRTLASDLLEQTKQASPRFFEQLVVDLMLAMGYGGFSKEAGQATQYTSDGGIDGIINEDPLGLDIIYLQAKRYADKTVGRPEVQAFAGALDMQRAKKGVFITTSKFSADAVEFVSLIEKRIVLIDGETLTNLMIDHNLGVAIKRVVEVKSIDSDYFNED; translated from the coding sequence TTGAGTGACATAAAAGTGATGATTTGCGAGTTGTTGGACATATCTGAGAGTGATCAAGGAAAAACCATTGCTAGCGGTAAAGGTACAGTGGTTGCGAATCGTTTGGGATGGGCTCGTACCTACCTGTATAAAGCGAAGTTACTAAGTATTCCAGAGCCTGGTTATGTTCAGATTACTTGTAGAGGACAAACAGCTCTTCGTGATTGCTCTCAAATAAACAATGCTTTCCTGAAGCAATATCCCGAATTTGTTGAGTTTATTCGTCCAGCGAAAGGCAAAGATGATGGCCAGCAGAATGATGGAGGCTCGAATCTAATCGAAAGCCTGAAAGATGACGACTCCACGCCGGAAGAGTTGTTTGATAAAGCCGCCGATGAGCTGAGGCGTACCTTAGCATCTGACTTATTAGAGCAAACTAAACAAGCGTCCCCCCGTTTTTTTGAGCAGCTGGTCGTCGACCTGATGTTAGCCATGGGTTACGGCGGTTTTAGTAAAGAAGCAGGGCAGGCGACCCAATACACCAGTGATGGTGGTATCGACGGCATCATCAATGAAGATCCACTCGGCTTAGACATCATTTACCTGCAAGCCAAACGTTATGCAGATAAAACCGTTGGTCGCCCGGAAGTACAGGCATTTGCCGGTGCGCTGGATATGCAGCGTGCTAAGAAAGGCGTGTTTATTACAACCAGCAAGTTCAGCGCCGATGCGGTAGAATTCGTCTCCTTAATTGAGAAGCGCATTGTGCTGATTGACGGTGAAACGTTAACCAATCTAATGATTGACCATAACCTGGGTGTAGCGATCAAACGGGTGGTGGAAGTTAAGTCCATCGACAGTGATTATTTTAACGAAGACTAA
- a CDS encoding phosphoglucomutase, alpha-D-glucose phosphate-specific (catalyzes the interconversion of alpha-D-glucose 1-phosphate to alpha-D-glucose 6-phosphate): MFNDSVLTLFAASEINGEALKPVKFGTSGHRGTSLKGSFNEQHIVAIAQAVVDYRQENCINGPLFVGRDTHALSKPAWEIVVQVLAANGVDVRIAQDNEVTATPLVSHAILTANTASEQLADGIIITPSHNPPEDGGIKYNTPDGGPADGSVTGWIENRANQYLQQLQQNNEADIQRVSLDEALAKASTYDFVGIYVDDLKRVVDLDAIANSSLKLGADPMGGTALPVWNKLAENAAFNLKVVNDQIDESFAFMPPDHDGRIRMDCSSTAAMAKLLDIRDQFDLAFGNDPDADRHGIVDAAGLMNPNHYLCVCVDYLMKHRPQWSRDLKIGKTLVTSSMMDRVVSANERVLYEVPVGFKWFVQGLFHGDLAFGGEESAGASLLTFDGNAWSTDKDGVVLCLLAAEITAVTGLTPSQYYAELVKQHGNPHYKRVDAAATPEQKAAFSQLTADSVTESELAGYAITSVHTNAPGNNAAIGGLKVCTEQGWFAARPSGTEDIYKIYAESFQGEAHLQSLIEEAQKLLSQIL, encoded by the coding sequence ATGTTTAACGATTCTGTTCTTACCCTGTTTGCCGCCAGCGAAATCAATGGCGAAGCATTAAAACCGGTAAAGTTTGGTACCTCTGGCCATCGCGGTACGTCCCTGAAAGGCAGCTTTAACGAACAACATATTGTTGCCATTGCCCAGGCGGTGGTTGATTACCGTCAAGAAAACTGCATTAACGGGCCGCTGTTTGTCGGCCGCGATACCCACGCCCTATCTAAACCCGCCTGGGAAATTGTGGTGCAGGTTCTGGCCGCGAACGGCGTTGATGTACGTATCGCTCAGGATAATGAAGTCACAGCAACTCCACTGGTCAGCCACGCCATTTTGACGGCAAATACCGCCTCCGAGCAGCTGGCCGACGGTATTATCATTACCCCATCTCACAATCCGCCGGAAGACGGTGGCATTAAATACAACACCCCGGATGGTGGCCCGGCCGACGGCTCAGTAACCGGCTGGATCGAAAACCGCGCGAACCAGTATCTGCAACAGTTACAGCAAAATAATGAGGCCGATATTCAGCGCGTTTCACTGGATGAAGCCCTGGCCAAAGCCAGTACTTACGATTTCGTTGGCATTTATGTTGATGACCTGAAACGTGTGGTGGATCTGGATGCCATCGCCAACAGCTCCCTGAAACTGGGTGCCGATCCGATGGGTGGCACGGCCTTACCGGTATGGAACAAGCTGGCAGAAAATGCGGCGTTTAACCTGAAAGTGGTGAACGATCAGATAGATGAATCCTTTGCTTTTATGCCGCCAGACCACGATGGTCGCATTCGCATGGATTGCTCCAGCACTGCCGCCATGGCCAAGCTGCTGGATATTCGCGATCAGTTTGATCTGGCCTTTGGTAACGATCCGGATGCCGATCGCCACGGCATTGTTGATGCCGCAGGTCTGATGAATCCCAACCACTATTTGTGCGTGTGTGTCGATTATTTGATGAAACATCGCCCGCAGTGGTCGCGCGATTTAAAAATCGGTAAAACCCTGGTGACATCATCAATGATGGACCGCGTGGTATCCGCTAACGAGCGTGTGCTGTACGAAGTACCGGTTGGCTTTAAATGGTTCGTTCAGGGCTTGTTCCATGGCGATCTGGCGTTTGGTGGTGAAGAAAGCGCCGGTGCCAGCTTATTAACCTTCGACGGCAATGCCTGGAGCACGGATAAAGACGGTGTGGTGCTGTGTTTATTAGCGGCAGAAATTACCGCCGTAACCGGTTTAACGCCATCGCAATATTATGCTGAGCTGGTAAAGCAACACGGCAACCCGCATTACAAGCGTGTCGATGCTGCAGCAACACCGGAGCAAAAAGCGGCTTTTAGTCAGTTAACCGCCGACAGCGTAACTGAAAGCGAACTGGCGGGTTACGCTATTACCTCGGTTCATACCAATGCTCCGGGTAACAACGCCGCCATTGGTGGCTTAAAAGTATGTACCGAGCAAGGCTGGTTCGCCGCCCGTCCAAGTGGTACCGAAGATATTTATAAAATCTACGCGGAAAGCTTCCAGGGTGAGGCGCATCTGCAATCGCTCATTGAAGAGGCGCAAAAGCTGCTGAGCCAGATTCTGTAG
- a CDS encoding GGDEF domain-containing protein: MVSPLHSNGRAQLREEKSVTTIGELALKPDLRPEVLLKLSGKLQTTLELSQLLEIFFEEIQQAVLVDGVTFSHTANNLLLSEGKTSPHSISYRLQTQQDYMGDLTFHRATRFREHELANLEGLLSTLVYPMRNALRYFEALAAAFRDPLTGAGNRVALDKTLGREVELAKRHGQQLSVLMIDLDHFKQVNDEFGHSMGDKVLKDAVSCITACIRQTDMCFRYGGEEFLVMLSSADQAGALRIAERIRMGIGALEFKNSRGKLQVTSSVGSATLRGTDSMDSLVQRADNALYEAKNGGRNRVISDADTAFTALEH, translated from the coding sequence ATGGTGAGTCCATTACACAGCAATGGTCGTGCACAATTACGAGAAGAGAAATCAGTGACCACCATTGGTGAACTAGCACTAAAGCCCGACCTGCGCCCGGAAGTGTTGCTGAAATTGTCCGGCAAATTGCAAACCACGCTGGAGTTGTCACAACTGCTGGAAATATTCTTCGAAGAAATCCAGCAAGCCGTACTAGTTGACGGCGTAACCTTCAGCCACACGGCTAATAACTTGCTGTTGAGCGAAGGGAAGACGTCACCGCATTCAATCAGCTACCGGTTGCAAACACAGCAGGATTACATGGGCGATCTGACGTTCCATCGCGCTACTCGTTTTCGCGAGCATGAGTTGGCTAACTTGGAAGGATTGCTGTCAACACTGGTATATCCGATGCGCAACGCGCTACGTTATTTCGAAGCTTTGGCGGCAGCGTTCCGCGACCCACTGACGGGCGCTGGTAACCGCGTTGCGTTGGATAAAACACTGGGCCGTGAAGTAGAACTGGCAAAACGCCACGGCCAGCAACTGTCGGTACTGATGATTGATCTTGACCACTTTAAACAAGTGAACGACGAGTTTGGTCACAGTATGGGTGATAAGGTGTTAAAAGACGCAGTCAGTTGTATTACCGCCTGTATCCGACAAACCGATATGTGTTTCCGCTATGGCGGCGAAGAATTCCTGGTCATGCTTTCCAGTGCAGACCAAGCGGGTGCATTGCGCATTGCTGAGCGCATTCGTATGGGCATTGGTGCCTTAGAGTTTAAAAACAGCCGCGGAAAATTGCAGGTTACCTCAAGCGTGGGCAGTGCAACATTACGCGGTACCGACTCTATGGACAGTCTGGTGCAACGCGCCGACAACGCATTATACGAAGCGAAGAACGGCGGACGTAATCGGGTAATCAGCGATGCCGACACCGCCTTCACTGCACTGGAGCATTAG
- a CDS encoding acyl-CoA dehydrogenase: MVQYKAPVKDIKFLMNDVYKFQDHYKTIPGGEEATDEMVDMILEAAASFSEEVIAPLYQSGDEGCVFEGGDVKTPKGFKEAYQMYVENGWQSMATPIEYGGQGLPMSLALAKSEMIGTANWSWGMYPGLSLGAMNTIWMHGTEAQKQEFFIPLSEGRWTGTMCLTEAQCGTDLGQVKTKAEPNADGSYSITGQKIFISSGEHDMTENIVHIVLARLPNAPEGTRGISLFIVPKFNVNEDGSLGDRNPVSCGSIEEKMGIHASSTCVMNFDGAKGFLIGPENKGLMCMFTFMNTARIGTSLQGVASAELSFQGALPYAKDRRSMRSLSGTKDPDKVADTLMVHPDVRRMLLTQKAIAEGGRAMVYHAARLADLMTAAHTRGDQKLYDQYDDELGFMTPILKAFLTELGYEAANHGVQVYGGHGFIKEWGMEQIVRDAQISKLYEGTTGVQALDLLGRKMLLGKFKSFNTFADLVSEFTKKNKRPEMKKMVKSLKRNMLAWKLNNYRIAFKASKDRDMVGSASFDYLMYAGYIAMSYYWALMAETAYAKIEAGEGDINFYKAKIQTAEFYFKRILPRAKGHAKMMVRDPKSLMQMEDEHFSFLD; encoded by the coding sequence ATGGTTCAGTACAAGGCTCCGGTTAAAGACATTAAATTCCTGATGAACGACGTTTATAAGTTCCAGGATCATTACAAAACCATTCCGGGTGGTGAGGAAGCGACCGATGAAATGGTCGATATGATTTTAGAGGCAGCCGCTTCTTTCTCTGAAGAGGTGATTGCACCGCTGTATCAGAGTGGCGATGAGGGTTGTGTCTTCGAGGGTGGTGACGTTAAAACCCCTAAAGGTTTTAAAGAAGCTTACCAGATGTACGTAGAAAATGGCTGGCAGTCGATGGCGACGCCGATTGAATACGGTGGTCAGGGCTTGCCTATGTCCTTGGCACTGGCCAAGTCTGAAATGATCGGCACCGCAAACTGGAGTTGGGGCATGTACCCCGGCTTGTCTCTGGGTGCCATGAATACCATTTGGATGCACGGTACAGAAGCGCAAAAGCAAGAGTTCTTTATTCCTCTGTCTGAGGGACGCTGGACGGGTACCATGTGTCTGACCGAAGCCCAGTGTGGTACAGATCTGGGACAGGTAAAAACCAAGGCCGAGCCAAACGCGGACGGTTCTTACTCTATTACCGGTCAGAAGATTTTTATCTCCTCGGGTGAGCACGATATGACCGAGAATATTGTTCATATCGTATTGGCACGGCTGCCCAATGCACCCGAAGGCACACGCGGAATTTCTCTGTTTATTGTGCCCAAATTTAACGTTAATGAAGATGGCTCGCTGGGTGACCGTAATCCCGTTAGTTGTGGCTCGATTGAAGAAAAGATGGGTATCCATGCATCTTCTACTTGTGTAATGAACTTTGACGGCGCGAAAGGCTTCTTGATTGGCCCGGAAAACAAAGGCCTGATGTGCATGTTTACCTTTATGAACACTGCACGTATCGGTACATCTCTCCAGGGCGTCGCATCTGCGGAGTTGTCATTCCAGGGAGCACTGCCATACGCCAAAGACCGTCGTTCGATGCGGTCGCTGAGTGGCACCAAAGATCCGGATAAAGTCGCTGATACGTTGATGGTTCATCCCGATGTACGTCGTATGTTACTGACCCAGAAGGCCATCGCTGAGGGTGGTCGTGCGATGGTGTATCACGCCGCTCGCCTGGCGGATCTGATGACTGCGGCCCACACCCGTGGTGACCAGAAACTGTATGACCAGTACGATGATGAGCTGGGCTTTATGACGCCGATTCTGAAAGCCTTCCTGACCGAACTGGGTTATGAAGCGGCTAACCACGGTGTTCAGGTTTACGGCGGTCACGGTTTTATTAAAGAATGGGGTATGGAGCAGATTGTTCGTGATGCTCAGATTTCCAAGCTTTATGAAGGTACTACCGGTGTTCAGGCGCTCGACCTGTTAGGGCGTAAGATGCTGTTGGGTAAGTTCAAGTCTTTTAATACTTTCGCAGACCTGGTTAGTGAGTTCACCAAAAAGAATAAGCGCCCGGAAATGAAGAAGATGGTGAAGTCATTGAAGCGCAACATGCTGGCTTGGAAGCTGAACAACTACCGCATCGCTTTTAAAGCGTCTAAAGATCGCGATATGGTGGGTTCGGCTTCCTTTGATTATCTGATGTATGCCGGTTATATCGCCATGTCTTATTATTGGGCTCTGATGGCTGAAACTGCTTACGCAAAAATTGAAGCAGGGGAAGGTGATATTAACTTTTACAAAGCAAAAATTCAGACGGCTGAATTCTACTTCAAGCGTATTTTGCCGCGTGCAAAAGGTCATGCCAAAATGATGGTTCGTGATCCTAAGTCGCTGATGCAGATGGAAGACGAACATTTTTCGTTCCTGGATTAA
- a CDS encoding long-chain fatty acid--CoA ligase has translation MEASFWDGKRAPGVPDSINLNEYDAVVEVVENSFKRYADRPAFTSIGYTLTYRQIDEYSAAFAAYLQNHTSLKQGDRIAIQMPNILQFPIAMYGALRAGMVVVNTNPLYTEREMLHQFNDSGAKALVCMDVFAASVQNIKEETGLKHIIVTSLADMLPFLKRTVINSAAKYIKKMVPAYSLPEAVPFRKALAQGAKHNGFEPNYIKNPNDTIILQYTGGTTGVAKGAELTNRNLVANMMQSHAMLQQTDDQGQPLKPETGAKIVAPLPLYHIYSFTVHLMALFEAGDHSILIANPRDTDMFVRMMKPHQLTGIIGLNTLFVSLLDHKEFREMDFSKLRITLSGGTALMDDTAKRWKEVTGVGVSEAYGLTECSPAVTMNPAAGLERMGTVGQAVPGTALKCIDDNGNEVAPGERGELCVNGPQVMKGYWNRPEATADSFTADGQWLRTGDVAVIDDDGFVKIVDRIKDMILVSGFNVYPNEIEDVAAGHPAVENCAAIGIPDAKTGEAVKLFVVVSDENVTVDEIRNFCRENLTAYKVPRYVEFRDELPMTPVGKILRRELKDEEEAKRAAEPA, from the coding sequence GTGGAAGCATCTTTCTGGGATGGTAAGCGCGCACCTGGCGTGCCCGACAGCATTAACTTGAACGAATACGACGCCGTTGTTGAGGTTGTTGAAAACTCATTTAAACGGTATGCCGATCGTCCGGCTTTCACCAGCATTGGTTACACACTGACGTATCGTCAGATCGATGAGTATTCCGCTGCATTTGCTGCCTATCTGCAGAATCATACCAGCCTGAAACAGGGCGATCGTATCGCGATTCAGATGCCAAATATTCTGCAATTCCCGATTGCTATGTACGGTGCACTGCGCGCTGGCATGGTTGTGGTAAATACTAACCCGCTTTACACCGAGCGTGAGATGCTTCACCAGTTCAACGATTCCGGCGCTAAAGCGCTGGTGTGTATGGACGTATTCGCCGCATCGGTACAGAACATCAAAGAAGAAACCGGCCTGAAGCACATCATTGTGACGTCTCTGGCTGACATGCTGCCTTTCCTGAAACGTACAGTGATTAACAGTGCGGCTAAGTACATCAAGAAAATGGTGCCAGCATACAGCCTGCCAGAAGCTGTTCCATTTCGTAAGGCGCTGGCACAAGGTGCTAAGCACAACGGTTTCGAACCGAATTACATCAAGAATCCGAACGATACGATCATCCTGCAATACACTGGCGGCACCACCGGTGTTGCCAAAGGTGCTGAACTGACCAACCGCAACCTGGTTGCTAACATGATGCAGTCTCACGCCATGCTGCAACAGACTGATGATCAGGGGCAGCCACTGAAGCCGGAAACCGGTGCCAAGATCGTTGCGCCTCTACCGCTTTACCACATCTACTCATTCACCGTTCATTTGATGGCTCTGTTTGAGGCGGGCGACCACAGTATTCTGATTGCGAACCCACGCGATACCGATATGTTCGTTCGTATGATGAAACCGCATCAACTGACCGGCATTATCGGTTTGAATACGTTGTTCGTATCCTTGCTGGATCACAAAGAATTCCGTGAAATGGATTTCTCGAAGCTGCGTATTACCCTGTCCGGTGGTACCGCATTAATGGATGACACAGCCAAGCGCTGGAAAGAGGTGACGGGCGTTGGTGTATCGGAAGCCTACGGTTTAACCGAGTGTTCTCCTGCCGTTACTATGAACCCGGCAGCGGGTCTGGAGCGTATGGGTACCGTGGGTCAGGCCGTTCCTGGTACTGCCCTGAAGTGCATCGACGATAACGGCAACGAAGTGGCACCAGGCGAGCGCGGTGAATTGTGCGTTAATGGTCCTCAGGTAATGAAAGGCTACTGGAATCGCCCGGAAGCAACCGCTGATTCATTCACTGCCGACGGCCAATGGTTGCGCACCGGTGACGTTGCCGTTATTGATGATGATGGCTTCGTGAAGATTGTTGACCGCATTAAAGATATGATTCTTGTTTCAGGTTTCAACGTTTATCCTAACGAGATTGAAGATGTTGCAGCAGGTCACCCAGCGGTAGAGAACTGTGCAGCGATCGGTATTCCAGATGCGAAAACCGGCGAAGCTGTGAAGCTGTTTGTGGTGGTTTCTGATGAAAATGTGACGGTCGATGAGATCCGGAATTTCTGTCGTGAAAACCTGACAGCGTATAAAGTACCTCGTTACGTTGAGTTCCGTGACGAATTGCCAATGACGCCGGTTGGTAAGATTCTGCGTCGAGAGCTGAAAGACGAAGAGGAAGCCAAGCGCGCAGCAGAACCAGCCTAA
- a CDS encoding AraC family transcriptional regulator, giving the protein MPNISAASRPFIATEYLSQLIDLLAKQGINAAQLAHGTGLTAATLTSPQEYISPLQYHKVIENALALSGDPLLGLEHGKRMNISSHGFLGFAIMASDTLGDALSLAIRYARTRTLLADIRFIQEDDTAIIQINRLAAMPTTFSFVVQNIISTFVTIARFLTQNQDELTALVKFVDSPARPESCYEGLLGLPVMFNQPHNQLCLPAFLLDTPVSTANTTARRMAETECEKLLAELDRGQDLVTQIRRHLEQMKAFPTLTVMADKLQSSPRTINRQLAQLNTTYQKIIDEARREQAMLLLLESSTSVEDIAHQLGYNDPSNFGRAFRRWLGISPRAFRKKAREKNEKFIPDA; this is encoded by the coding sequence ATGCCCAATATCAGCGCAGCATCGCGCCCTTTTATTGCCACCGAATACTTGTCGCAACTGATTGATTTATTAGCCAAGCAAGGGATAAACGCTGCACAACTGGCTCACGGTACGGGTTTGACTGCCGCAACCCTGACTTCGCCTCAGGAATACATCTCTCCGCTGCAATATCATAAGGTCATCGAAAACGCACTGGCGCTGAGTGGCGACCCGTTGTTGGGTCTGGAACACGGCAAACGCATGAATATTTCCAGCCATGGATTTCTTGGTTTTGCCATCATGGCCTCTGATACTCTGGGCGATGCGCTGTCGCTGGCTATTCGATACGCCCGGACACGCACTCTGCTGGCTGATATCCGTTTTATTCAGGAAGACGATACGGCCATTATTCAGATCAATCGACTGGCGGCCATGCCCACAACGTTTTCATTTGTGGTTCAGAACATCATTTCGACCTTTGTCACCATTGCCCGCTTTCTCACCCAGAATCAGGATGAATTAACCGCTCTGGTGAAGTTCGTTGACTCACCGGCCCGCCCTGAGTCCTGCTACGAAGGCCTGCTCGGCCTGCCTGTGATGTTTAACCAACCACACAATCAGCTGTGTTTGCCTGCCTTTTTACTCGACACACCGGTTTCTACCGCCAACACCACCGCACGGCGAATGGCCGAGACAGAATGCGAGAAATTGTTGGCAGAGCTGGATCGGGGCCAGGACCTGGTGACTCAGATTCGTCGCCATCTGGAACAGATGAAGGCTTTTCCAACGCTCACCGTGATGGCCGACAAGCTGCAGTCCAGTCCGCGCACGATCAACCGTCAGTTGGCTCAGTTGAATACGACGTATCAGAAAATCATCGACGAGGCGCGACGAGAACAGGCAATGCTATTGCTGCTGGAAAGCAGTACGTCGGTTGAGGACATCGCACATCAACTGGGGTACAACGATCCATCAAACTTTGGGCGGGCATTTCGCCGCTGGTTGGGAATCTCTCCACGGGCCTTCCGGAAGAAAGCGCGTGAAAAGAACGAAAAGTTCATACCAGATGCCTAG
- a CDS encoding acyl-CoA desaturase: MNAIHFPNGQRAVYQRLSAAVNQYFKDQNSAKTGNSTLYRKALIITSLFISSYALIFFLPQTYHWLAWVGHGLATALVGFNIMHDGAHASFSKSRRINRLAAMTFNLIGSNRFYWAQKHNRNHHTFTNVDELDEDIDAFGLLRMSPRQKRLMFHRWQHIYAWFLYPLTSLFWFFALDYKAYFTQRIATRDFSHKMGWADHIEFWLSKGLYIALYLVLPAVVIGWEATITGFLLMHAILGFLFAVVFQLAHVVDQAEFPEPQKDGPNDGEMADEWAIHQLRTTVDFATSNRLVTWALGGLNFQVEHHLFPRVSHVHYPTLHKILQPACADAAHPIRSYPTVSAALKGHYQHLKHLGSA, encoded by the coding sequence ATGAATGCAATCCATTTTCCAAACGGTCAACGCGCCGTTTATCAGCGACTGTCTGCAGCGGTCAACCAATATTTCAAAGATCAAAACAGCGCCAAAACCGGAAACTCAACCCTGTACCGTAAAGCGCTGATCATTACCTCACTGTTTATTTCCAGCTACGCACTGATATTTTTCTTACCACAGACCTATCATTGGCTGGCCTGGGTGGGTCATGGTCTGGCAACGGCACTGGTTGGATTTAACATCATGCATGATGGCGCACACGCCTCATTCAGCAAATCGCGCCGCATTAATCGGCTAGCTGCCATGACGTTTAACCTGATTGGTTCTAATCGGTTTTACTGGGCACAAAAGCACAATCGTAATCACCACACTTTTACCAATGTGGATGAGCTGGATGAAGACATTGATGCTTTTGGCCTGCTACGCATGAGTCCGCGCCAGAAGCGCTTAATGTTCCATCGCTGGCAGCATATTTACGCCTGGTTCCTGTACCCACTGACCAGTTTGTTCTGGTTTTTCGCACTCGACTACAAAGCGTACTTCACTCAAAGAATCGCAACACGCGACTTCAGCCATAAAATGGGTTGGGCAGATCACATTGAATTTTGGCTTTCCAAAGGGTTATACATCGCTCTGTATTTAGTCCTGCCCGCTGTTGTGATTGGCTGGGAGGCTACCATTACAGGATTCTTGCTGATGCATGCGATTCTCGGTTTTCTGTTTGCAGTGGTGTTTCAATTAGCCCACGTGGTGGATCAGGCCGAGTTTCCCGAACCCCAAAAAGATGGACCAAACGATGGTGAAATGGCGGATGAATGGGCTATCCATCAATTGCGAACCACGGTCGATTTTGCCACCAGTAATCGCTTGGTAACCTGGGCATTGGGTGGACTGAACTTTCAGGTTGAACATCACCTTTTCCCTCGAGTCAGCCACGTTCATTACCCAACGTTACACAAAATTCTGCAGCCTGCCTGCGCCGATGCCGCTCATCCGATTCGCAGCTATCCTACCGTCAGTGCTGCACTCAAGGGCCACTACCAACATCTGAAGCATCTTGGCTCAGCGTAA